CGGGCGGGGGGTGTGGTCGCGGCCATTTTGGACGTTCAAATGCCGGACATGGACGGCCCAGCAACCTTTGATGCACTCCGCGCTCTCGATCCGGATTTGCCGTGCGTGTTTGTAAGTGGTGATACGGCACCATATACCGAGGCCGAACTGCTAGCCCGCGGAGCTGTTGCCGTGTTGGGTAAGCCGGTCGATTTGTACCGACTCGGAACCCTGCTTGCGGCAATCGCTCCGCGTGCAATTCCGCCGGACGGGAACACG
This region of Gemmata massiliana genomic DNA includes:
- a CDS encoding response regulator, producing MTVSPDPAVLLVDDSSAVRAALGAMLVHHGYNPRPARSGVHGVEMYRAGGVVAAILDVQMPDMDGPATFDALRALDPDLPCVFVSGDTAPYTEAELLARGAVAVLGKPVDLYRLGTLLAAIAPRAIPPDGNT